A genomic region of Leptolyngbya sp. NIES-2104 contains the following coding sequences:
- a CDS encoding WD40 repeat domain-containing protein — MFLLLGQLIYTSFPKVGFQALSSAAIPPEILQAFIDQIVYQHWDAYNPPEANYRAVYLSRIAADQTLFGWLYNDGADDLGRNHVPYFICYYYAGELQPEYLDVVFTCLEKGAATVVDRQTLPDQLESVIIPDHETYQPARMGVAIPQDLRDQTCRSLQQEKLFKLFVSGTFTTALDSYLEELSLKVLASTSGGRKAEVSPLQPANYEQILLSRAKTLAPQTRSTPIKLEILVSLIALISTIAVGFLLFQNLSKSPVQPANQSTVRSNSLTLARTLNSSPAWSVLLDGQTVISGSEDRTIKVWNIETGTILNTLSGHTDVVRSLALTADRTLISGSGDRTIKLWNLQTNQLIQTLDHGSPVWSIATYGDRLFSVGEDGTLKIWSLSSQTVLQSIRAHENRIFSVVISPDGKTIATAGLDRTIKLWNAQTGEAIRTLTGHNDAVRALAFSPDGQSLMSASWDQTVKQWNWQTGELVHTFEGHTARVVSIAVSPDGQRLVSGSIDNTVRMWSIQERKLLQTLNDHKDWVLSVAIDRDRVVSGSKDQTIRVWKH; from the coding sequence ATGTTTCTTCTTTTAGGTCAACTGATCTATACAAGCTTTCCTAAAGTTGGATTTCAAGCGCTCAGTAGTGCTGCAATTCCGCCTGAAATTCTTCAGGCGTTCATTGATCAAATTGTTTACCAACATTGGGATGCTTACAATCCACCTGAAGCGAACTATCGCGCCGTTTACTTATCTCGAATTGCTGCGGATCAGACGTTGTTTGGTTGGCTCTACAATGATGGAGCCGATGATTTAGGGCGGAACCATGTGCCATATTTCATCTGTTACTACTATGCGGGAGAACTACAGCCAGAGTACTTGGATGTAGTTTTTACTTGTTTAGAAAAAGGGGCGGCAACCGTTGTCGATCGACAGACGCTTCCTGATCAATTAGAAAGTGTGATCATTCCAGATCATGAAACGTATCAACCTGCTCGAATGGGAGTTGCAATTCCTCAAGACCTTCGCGATCAAACTTGTCGATCGCTACAGCAAGAAAAATTATTCAAGCTCTTTGTATCAGGAACGTTCACAACTGCGCTCGATTCTTATCTCGAAGAACTTTCGCTAAAAGTGTTAGCGAGTACTTCAGGGGGTCGAAAAGCTGAGGTTAGCCCGTTACAGCCAGCAAACTATGAGCAAATTCTATTATCAAGAGCGAAAACACTCGCCCCTCAAACGAGATCGACTCCGATCAAACTTGAAATCTTAGTTAGCTTGATTGCTTTGATTAGCACGATCGCGGTCGGATTTTTGTTATTTCAAAACTTGTCTAAGTCGCCTGTACAGCCTGCGAATCAATCCACAGTTCGATCGAATTCTCTCACTTTAGCAAGAACGCTCAATTCTTCTCCTGCTTGGTCAGTTCTGCTAGACGGACAAACGGTGATTAGTGGCAGTGAAGACCGCACGATTAAAGTTTGGAACATCGAAACCGGAACCATTCTGAATACGCTTTCTGGTCATACAGACGTTGTTCGATCGCTTGCTCTCACTGCTGATCGAACACTGATTAGCGGAAGTGGCGATCGCACAATCAAACTTTGGAACTTACAAACGAATCAACTAATTCAAACGCTTGATCACGGTAGCCCAGTTTGGTCGATCGCGACCTACGGAGATCGGCTCTTCAGTGTGGGAGAAGATGGAACACTGAAGATATGGTCACTGTCATCCCAAACCGTTTTACAATCCATTCGCGCTCATGAAAATCGAATTTTCTCAGTCGTAATCAGTCCTGATGGAAAAACGATCGCGACCGCTGGACTCGATCGCACGATCAAACTTTGGAATGCTCAAACCGGAGAAGCGATCAGAACGCTCACAGGACATAACGATGCAGTTCGTGCTCTAGCTTTTAGTCCTGACGGACAATCTTTGATGAGTGCAAGCTGGGATCAAACAGTTAAACAATGGAATTGGCAAACGGGTGAATTAGTTCATACCTTTGAAGGACATACAGCACGAGTTGTTTCGATCGCAGTCAGCCCCGATGGTCAAAGATTGGTTAGTGGTAGCATTGATAACACCGTAAGGATGTGGTCGATTCAGGAGCGCAAATTGCTTCAGACATTGAACGATCACAAAGATTGGGTGTTATCGGTTGCAATCGATCGCGATCGCGTTGTGAGCGGAAGTAAAGATCAAACGATTCGTGTTTGGAAGCACTAA